The proteins below come from a single Oxyura jamaicensis isolate SHBP4307 breed ruddy duck chromosome 1, BPBGC_Ojam_1.0, whole genome shotgun sequence genomic window:
- the LOC118170633 gene encoding uncharacterized protein LOC118170633 produces MSTARMTPLLSDVAALLTEAVGSSQSRNAAEGVGLSLVWFYLELESQQGTASRLCRCKSRSTTQLKSNVFQFFPLISVRHQMSRTSFLHQKPSRVEFSISQRPSSHFALCSFLLWPCAFPKRRDRKHYEEQGMPFHRMTDAAVHPKEGQGTTESAFDSQLSLTHSLNQGRAPTQPSQLLGLQPNEMKFSVSHQEREQEEFSVIENTGRLIHEQCGASSTLVACGRAAQHLARLKLIS; encoded by the exons ATGAGTACAGCTCGAATGACCCCATTGCTTTCTGACGTTGCTGCTCTCCTTACTGAAGCTGTGGGTTCCTCCCAAAGCAGGAATgcagctgagggagttgggctaagtttggtttggttttacttGGAACTGGAATCCCAACAAGGAACAGCTTCTAGGCTCTGTAGATGTAAAAGTAGGAGCACTACTCAGCTGAAGAGCaatgtttttcaattttttcctctgatttcagtaaggcatCAGATGAGCAGAACTTCCTTTCTCCATCAGAAACCAAGCAGGGTGGAATTTAGTATCTCACAGAGGCCATCTTCCCACTTTGCACTCTGCTCTTTCCTCCTTTGGCCTTGTGCATTTCCAAAGAGACGTGACAGGAAGCACTATGAGGAACAAGGGATGCCTTTTCACAGGATGACGGATGCAGCAGTCCACCCAAAGGAGGGGCAAGGAACTACTGAGTCAGCATTCGATTCCCAGCTCAGCCTCACTCACTCCTTAAATCAAGGAAGGGCCCCAACCCAACCTTCTCAGCTGCTTGGCCTCCAGCCAAACGAGATGAAATTTTCTGTTAGTCACCAGGAAAGAGAGCAGGAGGAATTCTCAG TAATAGAAAACACAGGCAGACTGATCCATGAGCAGTGTGGAGCATCTTCAACTCTTGTGGCCTGTGGGAGAGCTGCTCAGCATCTTGCAAGATTAAAACTGATTTCATGA